Proteins encoded within one genomic window of Arachis ipaensis cultivar K30076 chromosome B08, Araip1.1, whole genome shotgun sequence:
- the LOC107610833 gene encoding uncharacterized protein LOC107610833, with protein MNHRTETLNLCLVELESIVFSFVCHDWDFPSQSKPSYQQHESHNLGDNPTIRKGLEAITSSLNHLGDTFEKAFEEGRMIVESKTAELKTQIRLKGSHEDNESQLKASREVLPTM; from the exons ATGAACCATAGAACTGAGACTCTAAATCTATGTCTAGTTGAATTGGAATCAATTGTGTTTTCTTTTGTTTGCCATGATTGGGACTTCCCTTCACAGTCGAAGCCGTCATATCAACAACATGAATCTCATAATTTAGGGGACAACCCTACAATTAGGAAGGGATTGGAGGCaatcactagttcccttaatCACTTAGGTgacacctttgagaaggcttttgAG GAAGGCCGAATGATCGTGGAGAGCAAGACAGCAGAACTGAAGACTCAAATCCGGCTTAAAGGAAGTCACGAGGACAATGAATCACAACTCAAGGCATCTCGAGAAGTATTGCCAACTATGTAA
- the LOC107614172 gene encoding uncharacterized protein LOC107614172: protein MATAAKAKLLLCELKTVKADLAFAKARCSKLEEENKMLRDCGTTTTKGQNREDDDMIRFQLETLLAEKTRLAGENEVYARENRFPRELVEYHQLTMQDVVYLDDGIAEVPEVYDSSSGVSRITSFNPSPSESPLRVVIRNSESSPILPNEMLTVIEKDSKSASENEAPIPSVSASPK, encoded by the exons ATGGCAACGGCTGCCAAAGCAAAACTACTTCTTTGCGAGCTAAAAACTGTTAAAGCAGATTTGGCTTTTGCAAAAGCCAGGTGTTCTAAactagaagaagaaaataaaatgctCCGCGACTGCGGTACCACTACCACTAAGGGACAGAACCGTGAAGATGATGATATG ATTCGGTTTCAACTGGAGACGCTTCTTGCCGAGAAGACTCGCTTGGCAGGCGAGAATGAGGTATATGCTAGGGAAAACCGTTTCCCAAGGGAGCTTGTGGAGTACCATCAGCTGACAATGCAGGATGTAGTGTACCTGGATGATGGCATCGCCGAAGTCCCAGAGGTTTATGACAGCTCGAGTGGGGTGTCCCGGATAACGTCTTTCAACCCATCACCATCAGAATCACCTCTTCGAGTGGTTATTCGGAACTCAGAAAGTTCACCTATTCTCCCAAACGAGATGTTAACTGTGATAGAGAAAGATAGTAAGAGTGCATCAGAAAATGAGGCTCCTATTCCTAGTGTCTCAGCTTCTCCAAAGTGA